From a single Gavia stellata isolate bGavSte3 chromosome 5, bGavSte3.hap2, whole genome shotgun sequence genomic region:
- the SAP30 gene encoding histone deacetylase complex subunit SAP30 has product MNGFASEEVTQRGADPAAAATAAVVSNAGSAVEVPPPPAPPGLAPAAAAGSAGAGGAGGPGAGQLCCLREEGERCGRAAGNASFSKRIQKSISQKKVKIELDKSARHLYICDFHKNLIQSVRNRRKRKGSDDDGDSPVQDIDTPEVDLYQLQVNTLRRYKRHFKLQTRPGLNKAQLVEIIGCHFRTIPVNEKDTLTYFIYSVKNEKNKPDLKMDSGVH; this is encoded by the exons ATGAACGGCTTTGCCTCCGAGGAGGTGACCCAGCGCGGGGCggaccccgccgccgccgccaccgccgcggtGGTGAGCAATGCGGGCTCCGCCGTGGaggtgccgccgccgccagcgccgccGGGGCTCgctccggccgccgccgcgggctcGGCGGGCGCCGGGGGtgcgggcggccccggggccgggcagctgtgctgcctgcgggaggagggggagcggtgcggccgcgccgccggcaACGCCAGCTTCAGCAAGCGGATCCAGAAGAGCATCTCGCAGAAGAAGGTGAAGATCGAGCTGGACAAGAGC GCAAGACATCTGTATATTTGTGACTTCCACAAAAACTTAATTCAgagtgtgagaaacagaagaaagaggaaaggcagCGATGATGATGGTGACTCACCAGTGCAAGACATCGACACTCCAGAG GTTGATTTATATCAGTTACAAGTAAACACACTTCGAAGGTACAAAAGACACTTCAAGCTACAGACCAGACCGGGACTTAACAAAGCACAGCTCGTTGAA ATAATTGGCTGCCATTTTAGGACAATTCCTGTGAACGAAAAGGACACCTTAACATATTTCATCTATTCGGTGaagaatgaaaagaacaaaCCAGATCTAAAGATGGATAGTGGGGTTCATTAG